The following proteins are co-located in the Trichomycterus rosablanca isolate fTriRos1 chromosome 14, fTriRos1.hap1, whole genome shotgun sequence genome:
- the LOC134326174 gene encoding zinc finger protein 271-like produces MARVASFNTQSNLEVHQHIHTGEKPYQCSQCGKHFNRQSHLKRHQRIHTGEKPYQCSQCGKSFNIQSNLKKHQHIHTGEKPYQCSHCGKSFNRQSHLKTHQHIHTGEKPYQCSQCGKHFNRQSHLKRHQRIHTGEKPYQCSQCGKSFNGQSCLKRHQRIHTGEKPYQCSQCGKSFNGQSHLKRHQRIHTGEKLYQCSQCGKSFNGQSALKRHQHIHTGENPYQCSQCGKSFNRQTNLKIHQRIHTGVKPYQCSQCGKSFNRKSALNTHKRIHTGEKPYQCSQCGKSFNGQSDLKRHQHIHTGEKPYQCSQCGKSFNQQSALKTHKRIHTGEKPYQCSQCGKSFNGQSDLKRHQNIHTGEKPYQCSQCGKSFNIPSHLKIHQRIHTGEKPCQCSQCGKSFITQSNLKKHQRIHILQK; encoded by the exons ATGGCgagagttgccag ttttaatacacagagtaatcttgaagtacaccagcacattcacactggagagaaaccgtatcagtgctcacagtgtggaaagcattttaatagacagagtcatctcaaaagacaccagcgcattcacactggggagaaaccgtatcagtgttcacagtgtggaaagagttttaatatacagagtaatctcaaaaaacaccagcacattcacactggagagaaaccgtatcagtgctcacattgtggaaagagttttaatagacagagtcatctcaaaacacaccagcacattcacactggagagaaaccgtatcagtgctcacagtgtggaaagcattttaatagacagagtcatctcaaaagacaccagcgcattcacactggagagaaaccatatcagtgctcacagtgtggaaagagttttaatggacagagttgtctcaaaagacaccagcgcattcacactggagagaaaccgtatcagtgctcacagtgtggaaagagttttaatggacagagtcatctcaaaagacaccagcgcattcacactggagaaaaactgtatcagtgctcacagtgtggaaagagttttaatggacagagtgctctgaagagacaccagcacattcacactggagagaatccatatcagtgctcacagtgtggaaagagttttaatagacagactaatctcaaaatacaccagcgcattcacactggagtaaaaccatatcagtgctcacagtgtggaaagagttttaatcgaaagagtgctctcaatacacacaagcgcattcacactggagagaaaccgtatcagtgctcacagtgtggaaagagttttaatggacagagtgatctgaaaagacaccagcacattcacactggagagaaaccatatcagtgctcacagtgtggaaagagttttaatcaacagagtgctctcaaaacacacaagcgcattcacactggagagaaaccgtatcagtgctcacagtgtggaaagagttttaatggacagagtgatctaAAAAGACACCAGAACATTCACACGGgtgagaaaccgtatcagtgctcacagtgtggaaagagttttaatataccgagtcatctcaaaatacatcagcgcattcacactggagagaaaccgtgtcagtgctcacagtgtggaaagagttttattacacagagtaatctcaaaaaacaccagcgcattcacattttacagaaatga